A region of Selenomonadales bacterium DNA encodes the following proteins:
- a CDS encoding NAD(+)/NADH kinase, producing the protein KTLKIGIFPSYRKEGAEAVMNQILDYLENQTIRPVEVNVYDCRMNKNEERIDLDVAIPVGGDGTLIGVARYLANDDVLLCGINMGTLGFLTDIERGEIEEKLAQILKEEYTVEERMMLSVSVRRDGVVTPIATAMNDVVVKGSMTMMHFNLRIDDFLMEKYMADGIIVATPTGSTGYSLSAGGPIVNPNLNLIIVTPVCPHTLKSRPMVISHREKVCLTVLDTKAGVRCTVDGQVTKPLLTGDEILIEESPCKMKFLKFYDKNYYATFKSKLERSN; encoded by the coding sequence AAAACATTGAAAATCGGAATCTTCCCCAGTTACAGAAAAGAAGGCGCCGAAGCGGTGATGAATCAGATCCTCGATTACTTGGAGAATCAGACGATCCGTCCTGTTGAGGTCAATGTCTATGATTGTCGCATGAACAAAAACGAGGAGCGCATCGATCTCGATGTTGCGATCCCTGTCGGCGGTGACGGTACGCTTATCGGTGTGGCACGTTATCTGGCAAACGATGATGTTCTTTTATGCGGTATCAATATGGGAACGCTCGGTTTTCTTACCGATATTGAGCGCGGTGAGATCGAAGAAAAGCTGGCGCAGATACTCAAGGAAGAATATACGGTAGAAGAACGTATGATGCTTTCGGTATCGGTTAGACGAGATGGCGTAGTCACGCCTATTGCAACAGCAATGAACGATGTCGTTGTAAAAGGTAGTATGACAATGATGCATTTCAATCTGCGGATAGACGATTTTTTGATGGAAAAATATATGGCAGACGGTATTATCGTAGCAACGCCGACAGGCTCGACGGGATATTCTCTTTCGGCGGGCGGTCCGATCGTCAATCCGAATCTCAATCTCATCATCGTAACACCTGTTTGTCCGCATACGCTCAAATCGCGGCCGATGGTCATTTCGCATCGTGAAAAGGTATGCCTTACCGTGCTCGATACGAAAGCGGGCGTGCGATGCACGGTCGACGGACAAGTTACCAAACCGCTTCTTACGGGTGACGAGATATTGATCGAAGAATCGCCTTGCAAGATGAAGTTTTTGAAATTCTATGATAAAAATTATTATGCAACGTTCAAAAGTAAATTGGAACGGAGTAATTGA